From the genome of Pseudarthrobacter sp. NIBRBAC000502772:
GTTCCCAGCGGCGGACCGTTGTGGTGGGGTTGGGAGTCACGGCCCTCCTTGCCGGCACGATCACCGCCGTCGTGGCCAGCAACCAGGATGAGGCCGACTACGCCCAGGTCTGTTTCAATGACGAAACCGGCGAGCGCGTGGAAGATACGCAGTGCAACAGCTCCGCCGGACGCAGCGGCGCACTCTACGCGTGGTACTTCTACTCCCGCGGCGCCAGCGTTCCCGGGGTGGGCCAGAACCGGTCCGCGTACCCGAGCTACACCAGCACCATCCCCAGCGGCGCCAAGGCTTCCACCGGGTACAGCACCAAGGGCGGAACGGTCAGCAGGGGCGGCTTTGGCAGCAGCTCCAAAGGCGGAAGCACGGGGGGCTAGGCGTGAAGCGGTTGTTATCGGAGCCCAGGCCTGATTGGAAGCAGAAAATCGAAGAGCAGGGCCTGGTCTTCTCCACCACCGCCATGCCCGACGGTAAGAAGATCGAATACTGGAACGAGGCGGCCTACTACGAATTCACCATGGACGAGGTGGAGACGCTGGAGGTCACGGCCGAGGACATGCACAAGATGTGCCTGGAGGCAGCCAAGTTCCTGGCCACGGGCGCCATGGGGAACATCGGCATCGGCCCGCAGGCGCTGGAGCTCGCAGCTGAGTCTTTGCAGGCCGCGGACATGGATGTCTACGGGCGCTTCGACTTTATCTATGACGGTCAGGGCGGACCCGCCAAGATGCTCGAGTACAACGCCGACACCCCCACCGGCCTGATCGAGGCCGCCGTCGCGCAATGGTTCTGGCTGCAGGACGTGTTCCCGGAGAAGGACCAGTGGAACGGCATCCACGAGGCCCTGATCCGGCAGTGGAAGAAAATGCAGTACCGCACCGGCATGAGCACGCTCCACATAGCCCATTCCGAGGCTGAGGAGTCCGGCGAGGACTGGATGACGGCCGCGTACATGCGGGACGTGGCCAGCCAGGCGGGCTGGACCACCATCGGCATCAATATGTCCGATATCGGCTGGGATCCCAACCTGAACCGCTTCGTGGACCTGGACAACTTCATGATCAGCACCATGTTCAAGCTGTATCCCTGGGAGCTGATGATGAAGGAGCCGTTCGGGCACCGGCTGCTGCAGCGCGCACATAATCCCCGTTGGGTGGAGCCTGCGTGGAAAATGCTGCTCTCCAACAAGGCCTTGCTGGCTGCTCTGTGGCACCTGTACCCGGACCACCCCCACCTGCTGCCGGCCTACCTCAACGAGCCCGGACCCCTGAAGGAATGGGTGGCCAAGCCGCTGCATGGGCGCGAAGGCGACAATATCAAGATCCATGCGCCGGGCATCAGCCTGGAGCAGCCCGGCGGGTACGGCCGAGAGGGCTGGTGCTACCAGCAGTTCCATGCGTTGCCCGACTTCGACGGCAACCACCCCGTCCTTGGCCTCTGGGTGGTGGATGGCGAGTCCGTGGGCTGCGGGATCCGCGAATCGGACGGCCCCATCACCGACTACTTCTGCCGTTTTGTGCCCAACACCATTGACGCCCCGGCGCCGCTTTCAGCGCAGGCCCACTCCAGCAAAGCAGGTATCGCACTATGAGCACCCTAATATTCCAGAGCCCGGTGACCGTATGAGTGCGGAGACGACGACGGCGGGCGGCGCTTCCGGCGGACCGTCCGGCGGTGCCGTCCCCGACAAGGGGCTCCGTGCGGGGATCCTGGACCTCGGCGACTCAGTCATGCTGGGCCTCGCATCCACGGCGCCCGTGTATTCGCTGGCCGCCACGCTGGGCCTGATCGTGGCCGTCAACGGGAACTACACTCCCCTGATCCTGGTCCTCGGGTTCATCCCCGTCCTGTTCATCGCCTACGCCTTCCGGGAGCTGAACAGCGCCATGCCGGACTGCGGCACAACGTTCACCTGGTCCCGCCGGGCGTTCGGCCCGTGGGCGGGTTGGCTGGGCGGCTGGGGTGTTGCCCTGGCCGGCATCGTGGTCCTGGCCAATCTCGCCCAGGTGGCAGGCCAGTATCTGTGGCTGCTGATCGGCGACGGCTCACTGGCGGAAAACAAGGTGGTGGTCACCGCCACCGGCGTGCTGTTCATCGTGTTTATGACCCTGGTGAACTACCGGGGCATCCGGCTGGGCGAGCATGTCCAACGGGTGCTGACGTATGTGCAGTATGTCTCGCTGGGCATCTTTGCGCTGGCCATCATTGTGCGGATCGCGGGCGGTGCGCCCGAGGGCCAGGCCTTTGACATCGAGTGGTTCAACCCTGCCGGTGCCTTCGCGGACCCCTTCGCCGTGGTGCACGGTTCGCTGCTTGCCCTGTTCATTTATTGGGGCTGGGATACCTGCCTGGCCGTGAACGAGGAGACCGAAAACCCGACCACTACGCCGGGGCGTGGCGCCGTCATTTCGGCCTTTGTCCTGGTGGCCATCTACGTCTCGGTGGCCTTGCTGGTGATGATGTACGCCACGGTTGGCACCGAGGGCATTGGCCTGGGCAACGAAGCGAACCAGTCCGACGTCTTCCTGGCGATGAAGGACGTGGTCCTGGGTCCGTGGGGCTGGCTGATTGTGGTGGCCGTGCTGGCCTCGGTCCTGTCGTCCACGCAGACCACCATCCTGCCCACGGCCCGCGGCACACTGTCGATGGGCGTGCACGGTGCGCTGCCGCCGAAGTTCGGCGAAGTCCATGCCCGCAACCAGACCCCCGGATTCTCCACCCAGGTCATGGGCGCCGCCGCCGTGGTGTACTACGTGGCCATGAGTTTCCTCAGCGAAAACCTGCTCTCCGATTCCATCAGCGCCATCAGCCTGTTCATCGCCTTCTACTACGCGCTGACGGGCTTCGCGTGCTTCTGGTATTTCCGCGCCACCCTCCGGAGCTCAGCCCGCAATCTCTGGTTCCGGGGCATCCTCCCCCTGCTCGGGGCGCTGATCCTCACGGCGGCGTTCTTCATTTCCGCTGTCCAGATGTGGGATCCGGCCTACGGCGACACCCAGATCTTCGGCGTCGGCGGGGCGTTTGTCAGCGGCGTGGTGCTACTGGCCCTGGGCGTTGTCCTGGCCGTTGTCTGCAGGTTCCTGCCGTCAACGCGGGAGTACTTCACCGGGAAGCCGGCGGCGGCCGCCACACCGACGTCGGCCTAAGATACTCAGATGAGCGACGCTGACGTCACTGCCGAAGTACTTGCCTCACCGGACCCATCGGACATCCTGGCCCTTGATGCGCTGCTGAGCGCTGACGAGCGTGCGCTCCGGCAGCGGATCCGCGACTTCACCGACCAGCGGATCAAACCAAACATCGCCCGCTGGTACGACGACGCCGTCTTTCCGCTGGAGCTCGCTCCCGAACTCGGCGAGCTGGGCGTCCTGGGGATGCACCTGGAAGGGTACGGCTGCCCCGGCCGTTCCGCCGTCGAATACGGCCTGGCCGCGATGGAACTTGAGGCCGGCGATTCCGGGATCCGGACCTTCGTCTCGGTGCAGGGGTCCCTGGCCATGACGGCGATCCACAAATGGGGTTCGGAGGACCAGAAGCAGGAGTGGCTCCCCCGGATGGCCGCCGGCGAAGTGATCGGCTGCTTCGCCCTGACTGAGCCCACGGCAGGCTCCGACCCGTCCTCCATGACCACTGTCGCCCGCCGGGACGGCACCGGGGACAGCGCCGGCTGGATCCTGGACGGTGCCAAGCGCTGGATCGGGCTGGCCTCCGTGGCCGGGGTGATGGTGGTGTGGGCCCAAACCGACGACGGCGTCCGCGGCTTCCTGGTGCCGGCCGGTACGCCGGGCGTGACCGCAACGCCCATTACTCAGAAGCTCTCCATGCGCGCTTCCATCCAGTGCGATGTGGTGTTCGACGGCGTCCGGCTGGGACCGGAGGCCATGCTGCCGGCCGCCATGGGCCTGCGCGGGCCATTTACGTGCCTGAACGAGGCCCGCTACGGGATCATCTGGGGTGCCATGGGCGCCGCCCGTGATTCTTACGAAGCCGCCCTGGCGTATTCCCAGGACCGGCTGCAGTTCGGCAAGCCGCTGGCCGGGTACCAGCTGACGCAGGAGAAGCTGGTGAATATGCTGCTGGAGATCCAGAAGGGCACCATGCTGGCCTACTACCTGGGGCGCCTCAAAGACGAAAGAAAACTGCGGCCCGAGCAGATCTCGCTGGGCAAGCTGAACAACGTGCGCGAGGCCATCAAGATCGCCCGCGAGGCCCGTTCCATCCTCGGTGGCAACGGCATCACGCTGGACTACTCGCCGCTCCGGCACGCTGCCAACCTGGAGTCAGTCCGCACCTACGAGGGCACCGACGAGGTCCACATGCTCGTCCTTGGTCAGCACATCACCGGCCTCGGCGCGTTCCGGTAAGCCCGCCCGCCCCTCCCCAACTGATATATAGGGCGGTTATTCGGGGAGGATGACCAGTTCGAGGTAGCCCCGCAGGCACCCTGCCATGTCGACGCTCTCGGGCGATAGCAGCCACTGTGTCTGGATGCCGTCCCACAGCGCAATCAATGATGCCGCGGCGGCTTCGGGTTCCACCCCGGGGCGCAGCCGCCCTTCCTCGGCGAGCTGCTCAAACCGACGGGCGTAGCTCCGCCGCAGCCGTTCAAATCGTTCGATGAAGAATTCGCGCCCCGGATGGCCGTCCGTGACAGATTCCGCGCAGAGCACGGTGTACAACTCAATGACGCCCGGGATCTCCTCGTTGAAGCGTGCCTGGCGAATCACGGCATCGACCAGCGCTTCCTCCGGATCGGGAAGTGTGGTGCCATCGCCGGTATGCGAGTCGCGCCAGTTGAGCACGGCCAGCAGCAGATCGCTTTTCGATGGGAAGTAGTGCAGGAGGCTCGTCTGGCTCATTCCAACGCGGTCGGCAACGTCCTGCAATGAGCCTCCGCGGTATCCGCGGGCCGCAAACACAGCGTGCGCAGCACCAAGTATCGCGTTCCGGCGTTCCGCCGACTTCGCGTACGGTCCCCGCCGGGAGGGCCTGCTCGCCTCGTTTGTGGTCATGGCAAGCCAGTGTACAGGCGGAAATGCGGACAAATTCAAAACTCGAGTGACTACTCGAGTTTTGTGTTAGCCTTGCTCGTGTCGGCCCCGGACGTGGCGGACGTCACAGCATCGCCATGGTGGTCCTGCAGCGCTTCTGGCGCGGCGGGCTTACAGAAGGAGCAGTCAAGTAATGTCCCAGTCCACAGCATCCGGGCGCCCTGCCGATGTTTCCTACATCACGGACCGCGGACCGGGTTCGGGCAGGCGGACAGCCGCCCGCTCCTGGCTGCACAGCGACGCCCCTACCCAGTCACTCAACGGCAACTGGCGCTTCCGGCTCCTGCCCGGTGCACCCGGAACCCCCGGAGGCCGCGGCGCGCTTCCCGCCGGCGAGGCTCCCGAGGGCGTCGCCGAGGAGGCCTTCGATGACTCGTCGTGGGACGAGATCGCCGTCCCGGCACACTGGGTGCTGGAAGGCGACGGGCGTTATGGGCGGCCCATCTACACGAATGTCCGCTTTCCCTTCCCCACCGATGCACCCAACGTCCCCGACGAGAATCCAACCGGCGACTACCGGCGCACGTTCGAACTGCCGGAGTCATGGACCGAAGCCGAACGGATCCTCCTGAGGTTCGACGGCGTCGAGTCGCGGTACAAGGTATGGGTCAACGGGGTGCCTATCGGCGTCGGCGTCGGGAGCCGGCTGGCTCAGGAGTTCGACGTAACCGGTGCGGTGCGCCCAGGGACGAATGTGGTGGCGGTCCGCGTGCACCAGTGGTCGGCGTCGAGCTATCTCGAAGACCAGGACCAGTGGTGGCTGCCGGGCATCTTCCGCGACGTGACGCTCCAGGCTCGGCCGGCGGGCGGCATCGACGACGTCTGGCTGCGCACCTCGTTCAGCGGCTCCGGTGATTCCGGCGCCGGCACCATTGACCCTGAAATCACGGCAACCGGTGACGCCTTTCCGGTGACGCTGTCCCTGCCGGAGCTGGGCGTGGACGTCACGTGGACCTCCGCGGCGGACGTTGCCCCGGTGGCGATCGACGCCGTCGAACCCTGGTCTGCCGAGATCCCGCGGCTGTATGACGCAACGGTGAGCAGCGCTGCCGAAACACTCTCCCTCCGCCTGGGCTTCCGCACGGTGGAAATCGTGGGCGACCGCTTTCTGGTCAACGGCCGGCGCGTGGTGTTCCACGGCATGAACCGTCATGAGACCCATCCCGACCGGGGCCGCGTCTTCGACGAAGAATCTGCCCGCGCCGATCTGGCCCTTATGAAGCAGTTCAACGTCAATGCGATCCGCACCAGCCACTATCCGCCCCATCCCCGGTTGCTGGACCTGGCCGATGAAATGGGGTTCTGGGTGGTCCTCGAGTGCGACCTCGAAACGCACGGATTCCATGCCCAGCAATGGGCCGGCAATCCCAGCGACGATCCCGCCTGGCGCGAAGCCTTTGTGGACCGCATCGAGCACACCATCGAGCGCGACAAGAACCACCCCTCCATCGTTATGTGGTCGCTCGGCAACGAGGCCGGCACGGGCGCCAACTTGGCAGCCATGGCCGCGTGGGCCCATGCCCGCGACACCGGACGCCCCGTGCACTATGAGGGTGATTACAGCGGCGCCTACACGGACGTCTATTCGCGGATGTACTCCTCCGTGCCCGAGACCGAGGCGATCGGACGCGACGACACCGGCTCCCTGCTGCTCGGCTGTTCCGCCGCCGAGTCGGCCCGGCAACGGACCAAGCCCTTCATCCTGTGCGAATACGTTCACGCGATGGGCAACGGCCCCGGCGCCATCGACCAGTATGAGGACCTCGTTGACCGCTACCCGCGGCTGCACGGCGGGTTCGTCTGGGAATGGCGGGACCACGGCATCCGCACACACACGGCAGACGGCACCGAATTCTTCGCCTATGGCGGCGATTTCAACGAGGTCATCCACGACGGCAACTTCGTGATGGACGGAATGGTCCTCTCCGATTCGACACCGAGCCCGGGACTGTTCGAATACAAGCAGATCGTGGCGCCGATCCGTTTGGGCTTCGGCACCGACGTGCCCGCCGGAACGGCGTCCGACGGCGGTGCGCGGCGATTCTTCACGGTCGCCAACCTGCGGCACTCGGCGGACGCCTCCGACGTCGTGCTCCAGTGGCGGACCGAAGTGGATGGGGTCCGCAGCGACTCAGGCGAACTGGCAATCGCCGGCGCGTCCGGCAAGGCGCTTGCGGCCGGCGAATCAGTGACCCTCGCGCTACCGGAATTTGCCGTCTCAGGTGCCGTCCCAGGTAAAGGTGAGAACTGGCTCACCGTTGAAGCCGTGCTCCGCAAGGACACCGTCTGGGCTCCGGCCGGGCATGTGATTTCAGCGGCCCAGCTGGATCTCTCGGTGCCGGCGGCCCCAGTTCAGGCGCCGCGTCCCACGGCTTCCGTCGGCAGAACCGGCTCCTTGAGTGCCGGGCCTGCGGGT
Proteins encoded in this window:
- a CDS encoding glutathionylspermidine synthase family protein translates to MKRLLSEPRPDWKQKIEEQGLVFSTTAMPDGKKIEYWNEAAYYEFTMDEVETLEVTAEDMHKMCLEAAKFLATGAMGNIGIGPQALELAAESLQAADMDVYGRFDFIYDGQGGPAKMLEYNADTPTGLIEAAVAQWFWLQDVFPEKDQWNGIHEALIRQWKKMQYRTGMSTLHIAHSEAEESGEDWMTAAYMRDVASQAGWTTIGINMSDIGWDPNLNRFVDLDNFMISTMFKLYPWELMMKEPFGHRLLQRAHNPRWVEPAWKMLLSNKALLAALWHLYPDHPHLLPAYLNEPGPLKEWVAKPLHGREGDNIKIHAPGISLEQPGGYGREGWCYQQFHALPDFDGNHPVLGLWVVDGESVGCGIRESDGPITDYFCRFVPNTIDAPAPLSAQAHSSKAGIAL
- a CDS encoding TetR/AcrR family transcriptional regulator, which encodes MSQTSLLHYFPSKSDLLLAVLNWRDSHTGDGTTLPDPEEALVDAVIRQARFNEEIPGVIELYTVLCAESVTDGHPGREFFIERFERLRRSYARRFEQLAEEGRLRPGVEPEAAAASLIALWDGIQTQWLLSPESVDMAGCLRGYLELVILPE
- a CDS encoding Tat pathway signal protein — translated: MDPEKDQGNGPDKDQAKDQGTGQGKDQGAPKPPPWQVPKPELRPELLNEPIPTVDPFARDRERQTHDAAARKKRSQRRTVVVGLGVTALLAGTITAVVASNQDEADYAQVCFNDETGERVEDTQCNSSAGRSGALYAWYFYSRGASVPGVGQNRSAYPSYTSTIPSGAKASTGYSTKGGTVSRGGFGSSSKGGSTGG
- a CDS encoding glycoside hydrolase family 2 TIM barrel-domain containing protein, with the translated sequence MSQSTASGRPADVSYITDRGPGSGRRTAARSWLHSDAPTQSLNGNWRFRLLPGAPGTPGGRGALPAGEAPEGVAEEAFDDSSWDEIAVPAHWVLEGDGRYGRPIYTNVRFPFPTDAPNVPDENPTGDYRRTFELPESWTEAERILLRFDGVESRYKVWVNGVPIGVGVGSRLAQEFDVTGAVRPGTNVVAVRVHQWSASSYLEDQDQWWLPGIFRDVTLQARPAGGIDDVWLRTSFSGSGDSGAGTIDPEITATGDAFPVTLSLPELGVDVTWTSAADVAPVAIDAVEPWSAEIPRLYDATVSSAAETLSLRLGFRTVEIVGDRFLVNGRRVVFHGMNRHETHPDRGRVFDEESARADLALMKQFNVNAIRTSHYPPHPRLLDLADEMGFWVVLECDLETHGFHAQQWAGNPSDDPAWREAFVDRIEHTIERDKNHPSIVMWSLGNEAGTGANLAAMAAWAHARDTGRPVHYEGDYSGAYTDVYSRMYSSVPETEAIGRDDTGSLLLGCSAAESARQRTKPFILCEYVHAMGNGPGAIDQYEDLVDRYPRLHGGFVWEWRDHGIRTHTADGTEFFAYGGDFNEVIHDGNFVMDGMVLSDSTPSPGLFEYKQIVAPIRLGFGTDVPAGTASDGGARRFFTVANLRHSADASDVVLQWRTEVDGVRSDSGELAIAGASGKALAAGESVTLALPEFAVSGAVPGKGENWLTVEAVLRKDTVWAPAGHVISAAQLDLSVPAAPVQAPRPTASVGRTGSLSAGPAGASSLRTGKLNLGPAVFEEGRLVSLGGLSVAGPRLELWRAPTDNDEGAGHGSYDLGDPWQNNGNGVLAPPSAAVWRKAGLDRLTARVEKIVANDESVVVRTRYAPADSADSVTVEEQWQLADGELWLRLDIVPSAGWNMIWPRIGVRFDLPGSVDGASWFGAGPRESYPDSMHAALIGRYSAAIDDLTVTYAKPQESGHRSAVRSLDLNNEGAPWLRIETVADARGRRPGFTLARHTAQEISSAAHPHELPPSEHSYLYLDAAQHGLGSRACGPDVWPDFALRPEARTLTLRIGTAG
- a CDS encoding acyl-CoA dehydrogenase family protein; translation: MSDADVTAEVLASPDPSDILALDALLSADERALRQRIRDFTDQRIKPNIARWYDDAVFPLELAPELGELGVLGMHLEGYGCPGRSAVEYGLAAMELEAGDSGIRTFVSVQGSLAMTAIHKWGSEDQKQEWLPRMAAGEVIGCFALTEPTAGSDPSSMTTVARRDGTGDSAGWILDGAKRWIGLASVAGVMVVWAQTDDGVRGFLVPAGTPGVTATPITQKLSMRASIQCDVVFDGVRLGPEAMLPAAMGLRGPFTCLNEARYGIIWGAMGAARDSYEAALAYSQDRLQFGKPLAGYQLTQEKLVNMLLEIQKGTMLAYYLGRLKDERKLRPEQISLGKLNNVREAIKIAREARSILGGNGITLDYSPLRHAANLESVRTYEGTDEVHMLVLGQHITGLGAFR
- a CDS encoding APC family permease, giving the protein MSAETTTAGGASGGPSGGAVPDKGLRAGILDLGDSVMLGLASTAPVYSLAATLGLIVAVNGNYTPLILVLGFIPVLFIAYAFRELNSAMPDCGTTFTWSRRAFGPWAGWLGGWGVALAGIVVLANLAQVAGQYLWLLIGDGSLAENKVVVTATGVLFIVFMTLVNYRGIRLGEHVQRVLTYVQYVSLGIFALAIIVRIAGGAPEGQAFDIEWFNPAGAFADPFAVVHGSLLALFIYWGWDTCLAVNEETENPTTTPGRGAVISAFVLVAIYVSVALLVMMYATVGTEGIGLGNEANQSDVFLAMKDVVLGPWGWLIVVAVLASVLSSTQTTILPTARGTLSMGVHGALPPKFGEVHARNQTPGFSTQVMGAAAVVYYVAMSFLSENLLSDSISAISLFIAFYYALTGFACFWYFRATLRSSARNLWFRGILPLLGALILTAAFFISAVQMWDPAYGDTQIFGVGGAFVSGVVLLALGVVLAVVCRFLPSTREYFTGKPAAAATPTSA